In uncultured Methanobrevibacter sp., the DNA window GTCACCTTTTTGGATTTGAGTGCCTTTGAACCATTTTTCAAAGTGGCTTTTAGGATAAGCTTTTTGGCGGATTTTTTCACATTGACCTTAGTGAGCTTTAACACCTGTTTGACAGTCAATTTGTTTTTGACAGTCTGTCCTGCAAATGTTGCAGAAATTGTGTATTTGCCCGGAGTTATTGTGTTTGGTATCTTTAAGGTTGCATAACCTTTAGCATCGGTTCTGACCTTAAATGTTTTTTTGCCGATCTTGAATGTTACGATTTGGTTTTTACCGACAAAATTACCCAAATCGTCCCTTACACGAACCTTATATGCGTGTCCATCATAGTAGTACATGTTCACATTTGCATTTCCTGAAAATCTGGAAAGGATATTGACTGTGATTGATAATTCTTCCTTGGTTTCTGGATTTACAAGTTTCAAAATATGTTTTCCGATGCTGTTGCCAGCATATATAACTACACCAATATAACCGTTCTCATCAGTGTCCATATCCTTAATTTTTTGGCCATCAAAGGTGACGTCTATTGATTTATTGACCAATGGGTCTGCATTAAAGTCAAAGAATTTAGCGCTTATTGTTAATTTGACATTGTACCCTATGTTTATGCTTGTCACACCACCGGCATCAATACTTGATTTTACTACGACATAATTCATGTAGGTTTGATTTTTATAGCTAACGGTAACATCATAATTGCCTATCTCTAAAACACCAAAACTAACATTGCCTTTACATTCACTGTCAAGAGTTATAGTATAATTAGTTCCTTTGAAACCTACAAGAACCTTTTCACCTTCAGAACCACCAGCAACGGTAAATATTACCTCTTTTCCATCATAACATTTGACAATGTTTTTGGTTGTTATGCCTTTTTGGTCATATGAATAAACTTTAATAGGAATAACTGCATCATTAAAATAGTCATGATCACCATCAATAATTACAAAAGAGTTATTAGTGTATAACTGTTGTCTAGTATCTGTAAGAACAGGTACTGAAGTTGATTTGATTCTTACTGAAAATACTGCACCATCTTCAACGGCAATACGTTTATTAAGGTTTATTGTATTGTATCCCCTATGACTTACAGAACCGCTTTGAGTGTAAACCAGATTACCTTTAAGATAGATTGAAATGGTATAAGGACTGCCTGCCTTTTCAAAGTAGGATCCGACTGCTGCAATTATGTCTCCACCTTCGCTTACAAATACGTTTTCATATTCATTGTACTCCTTCTTAAATGAGGACATGCCCCCAGCTTCAAGTTGATAAAGCTTTTCATAGCTTTCATTGTTTTTAATTACAAAACCGACTGCATCAGAATCTACCAATGATTTATCAAAGTAAGATAAATAGAAGTATCCATCATCACCCCAACCAGTTCCCCAGCTGTTTTTACAAATCCATGCACCATCGCCCGGAACGGTTTTCTTTGTGAAATGGTCTTTTGAGAATGTGTCGTTCCATCCGACTAATGTTACATAGTGATTTCCAGATTTGTTATCATTATATACTGATTTATATGTATCGTTGTAACTGCCATCTCTTGAATTTGCACCGAAAACGTAAAGGTTTAAAGCGCCGTACTTGATTAATGCCTCTTTTATGGCATTCTTATCATTAATATCTACAAAAATGGCATCTACAATATGATATGCATCTAGTGAGAATCTTAAAGCTGAAATTTTACCGAGCTCATCATAAACATCATCGGTTGCATTAACCGCACCTAACCAGCTCATGAAGTATGCAGTACTGGTGTAATAGTTTCCAGCTTCACTAAGGTCCTTATTTCCATAAATTGAATATTTAATTCCTATATTCTGAATGTTGTTTTCGGAAATGTCCAATTCAATGCCTGTTGCCTTTAAGAATGCTGATTCAAATGCTCCTGCTGCACCAAATGCCCAACAGGCACCATTAGATCCTTGGTCCCTTACCGGAGTTACCAGACCATAGTTTCTTAAATCAAAAATCTTATCCTTAGAAGTAGCATTAGTAATATTTTTAGGATTTATTTCATAAGGAATACCTGAATATCTAACATCAAATTCAGATTTTGTTGAATTTAAAATTTTATTTACATTTCCACAATTGGAAACAGCAGAGTTTTTCTTATCGAAATATGTGTGAATATCATCACTATTACTTACAAAAGTAGAATCCTCAATGACATATTTACTGTCATATGCATAGATTGCTCCACCTTCACGAGCTACACTACCTTTGAAATTGGATTTTGCAACTGTTAAGGAACCGATGTCAAAGAATATTGCACCACCTAATCCATAATCTGCACTGGCCTTGTTATCGGTGAAATTAGTGTTATCAACATTCATTTCAACATATGATGTATAGACCGCTCCACCGTTTTCCTTTGCATTGTTGTT includes these proteins:
- a CDS encoding C1 family peptidase, producing the protein MGMIYGNNAVITISNSIFANTSSKYATAIYNTYQTAINKTKFINLHANLTAGAVAVKPSGENTTTVILDSEFINVSSTKNGGALYLDIYGAADGVLTGNVKINNTIFNNCSSEFGGAVLQLGGSLDISNSQFTNNNAKENGGAVYTSYVEMNVDNTNFTDNKASADYGLGGAIFFDIGSLTVAKSNFKGSVAREGGAIYAYDSKYVIEDSTFVSNSDDIHTYFDKKNSAVSNCGNVNKILNSTKSEFDVRYSGIPYEINPKNITNATSKDKIFDLRNYGLVTPVRDQGSNGACWAFGAAGAFESAFLKATGIELDISENNIQNIGIKYSIYGNKDLSEAGNYYTSTAYFMSWLGAVNATDDVYDELGKISALRFSLDAYHIVDAIFVDINDKNAIKEALIKYGALNLYVFGANSRDGSYNDTYKSVYNDNKSGNHYVTLVGWNDTFSKDHFTKKTVPGDGAWICKNSWGTGWGDDGYFYLSYFDKSLVDSDAVGFVIKNNESYEKLYQLEAGGMSSFKKEYNEYENVFVSEGGDIIAAVGSYFEKAGSPYTISIYLKGNLVYTQSGSVSHRGYNTINLNKRIAVEDGAVFSVRIKSTSVPVLTDTRQQLYTNNSFVIIDGDHDYFNDAVIPIKVYSYDQKGITTKNIVKCYDGKEVIFTVAGGSEGEKVLVGFKGTNYTITLDSECKGNVSFGVLEIGNYDVTVSYKNQTYMNYVVVKSSIDAGGVTSINIGYNVKLTISAKFFDFNADPLVNKSIDVTFDGQKIKDMDTDENGYIGVVIYAGNSIGKHILKLVNPETKEELSITVNILSRFSGNANVNMYYYDGHAYKVRVRDDLGNFVGKNQIVTFKIGKKTFKVRTDAKGYATLKIPNTITPGKYTISATFAGQTVKNKLTVKQVLKLTKVNVKKSAKKLILKATLKNGSKALKSKKVTFKFNGKKYTAKTNKKGLAKVTIKSKVLKKLKVGKKVNYQVTYLKNTVKRTVKVKR